The region GAAGGCCTTGGTGCTCGTGTTGAGCGCAAGCAGGTTCAGTTGGACGATATGCGTCCTTCTCGCCCTACTGGCAGTGCAGCTGCTCGAGCTGCAGCTACAGGTACTGAAACACGCACATTAAGTTCGCAACGTCGTTTTACCTTGCCTGAAGAGGCACCTATCATGCGTCAGATTATGGGATTTTTGGGTGATCAGGCTCGCGGTTTGATGCGTGCTGGTGTATCCAAGGACCGCATCTGCATTGACCCAGGTCCAGGTTTTGACAAGTTTGCCGACGAAGATGTTGTTATTCAGCGCGCTACTCGTTCTATGGTTTCTATGGGATATCCGCTGCTCTGTGCGGTGTCTAGAAAGCGCTTTGTTGGCGCTGTTTCTGGTGTAACTGAGACTACGCAGCGTGATGCAGCTACGCACGCAATTTGCATTGCTGCAATTACCAACGGTGCCCGTATCCTGCGTGTTCACGACGTTGCAGGAACCGCTCAAGCCATCAATGCCTATTGGGCTATGACTGAGCACGACCCTCGTCAGGGATTTGTAGCGCTTGGCTCTAACGTGGGTGACCGCGTAGGCTATCTGGCTCGAGCTACACAGCTCATCGATGAAATTCCACTGACCTGCGTTGTTTCGGTCAGCCACGCGTATGAGACCGAGCCTGCGTATGGTATTGCCACGCCTGTGGTAAATGCTGTTGCCGAGATTAGAACTGAGCTCCATCCGCTTGTGCTTATGGATAAGCTGCTTGAGGTAGA is a window of Lancefieldella parvula DSM 20469 DNA encoding:
- the folP gene encoding dihydropteroate synthase, with product MLRQSYNTWQCGAHTISLARPRIMGVLNVTPDSFSDGGKNFDPEAAIARGLQMLDEGADIIDVGGESTRPGHTPVLPTEEAERVVPVVRALVAAGAIVSIDTRHAEVAKMCVRLGVSIINDVTGFTDPEMVAVAAESDCGCIVMHWNKEGLGARVERKQVQLDDMRPSRPTGSAAARAAATGTETRTLSSQRRFTLPEEAPIMRQIMGFLGDQARGLMRAGVSKDRICIDPGPGFDKFADEDVVIQRATRSMVSMGYPLLCAVSRKRFVGAVSGVTETTQRDAATHAICIAAITNGARILRVHDVAGTAQAINAYWAMTEHDPRQGFVALGSNVGDRVGYLARATQLIDEIPLTCVVSVSHAYETEPAYGIATPVVNAVAEIRTELHPLVLMDKLLEVENALNRTRKKGEEGHGPRTIDCDLLWVEGEQHAGKHLTLPHPRMGERDYVLVPMEDLMHDPVRFFSHGDVDIVPPDQRVGHVTEDLGAITWE